The stretch of DNA CTATATTTCCATTACGCCGGTTCATTATAACCTGACCTATTATCCGATGATCGAACGGCTCAAATCTTTAAATTTGGAATCGATGACATGGTAAGTGAACATTCCGAGATATTGTTGGTTTTAGATTTCGGTTCGCAATATACCCAATTGATAGCTCGACGTATTCGTGAGTTGGGGGTTTATTCGGAAATAAAACCCTACTTTACTTCGGCAGAAGAGATCAAAAAAATCAATCCGCGGGGAATCGTCCTCTCGGGCGGACCGGCTTCGGTTTATGCCGCCGACGCGCCCTTGCCGGAACCGGAGCTTTTTTCACTCGGCATCCCGATCTTGGGCATTTGCTATGGCCTGCAGGTGACGGCGCATTTGTTGGGCGGAGAAGTATCCAGGGCGTCGCGCCGAGAGTACGGCCGAGCGGTCATCGAGGTACTGGAAGACGACGAGCTGTTTCATGGTCTTCCGCCGCGTCTCGACGTCTGGATGAGTCACGGTGATCATCTGACGCGAATGCCGAACGGTTTTTGCGCCATTGCCAAAACCGCCAATTCGCCGATTGCCGCCATGAAGCATGAGCGTTTGCCGATCTTTGGCCTGCAGTTTCATCCGGAGGTAGTGCATACACCTAACGGCAAGGAAATTTTAGCGAATTTTGTCTTTCGCATTTGCGGCTGTCGCGGCGGCTGGAACGCCGGCGCTTTTATCGAGTCGACGGTGGAGAGCATTCGCGCGCAGGTCGGCGAGGGTCGTGTCATATGTGCGCTGAGCGGCGGCGTAGATTCCACTGTTGCCGCCTATTTGGTGGCAAAGGCCGTCGGCAGGCGGCTGGTCTGCATTTTTGTCGATACCGGGCTTTTGCGCTATAAAGAAGCGGAAGAAGTCGCCGCCTTTTTCCGCAATGCGGATTTCGAGTTTCGTCTGGTGAATGCCGCGGATCGCTTTTTGAGACGGCTTAAGACCATAACAGATCCGGAAGTAAAGCGAAAGATCATCGGCGAGGAATTTATTCGTGTATTTGAGGAAGAAGCGAGCAAGGTCGGACGAGTGGATTATTTGGTTCAGGGCACCCTTTACCCGGACGTCATAGAGAGCACGTCGGTACGAGGGCCCTCCGTCAAGATCAAATCGCATCACAACGTCGGCGGTCTGCCGGAAGTCATGGGATTGTCTTTGATCGAACCTCTGCGCGAGCTGTTTAAGGACGAGGTGCGACGCGTCGGCGCCGAACTTGGCGTGCCGAAAGAAATACTAGGCCGGCATCCCTTCCCGGGACCAGGACTTGCCGTACGAATTTTGGGCGAGGTGACGCCGGAGCGTATTGCCGTGCTTCAACAAGCGGATCACATTTTCATTCAGGAGCTGCGGCGAAGCGGCTACTACGATCAAGTCTGGCAGGCGTTTGCCGTGTTGCTGCCGGTGCAGTCCGTCGGCGTCATGGGCGATGAGCGAACTTATGAAAATGTTGCGGCGCTGAGAGCCGTCACCAGCACCGACGGCATGACGGCCGATTGGGCACCTCTGCCGCACGAGCTCCTCGCTTTGGTTTCCAATCGCATTATCAACGAGGTCAAAGGAGTCAATCGGGTGGTGTACGACATCAGTTCCAAACCGCCCAGCACCATCGAATGGGAATAGGAGGGTTATATGTGCGGAATCGTAGGTTATATTGGCACCAAAAACGCTTTGCCGATCCTGCTCAACGGCTTGAAAAGGCTGGAATATCGGGGATATGATTCGTCCGGCATTGCCCTGCAGGGCAACGGCAATTTGTTTATCGAAAAACAGGTTGGCAAAATCAGTGCGTTGGAGAATTTGCTCAACGGCAGGTCTTTCGAATCTACCCTCGGCATTGGCCATACACGTTGGGCGACACACGGTGCGCCCTCGCAAATAAACGCGCATCCGCATTTGGACTGCAGCGGCAAAATCGCCGTAGTGCATAACGGCATAATTGAAAACTATGCGCAATTGCGGCGGGAACTGATTAATCGCGGCTGCCGTTTCGCCTCGGAAACCGACACCGAAACGCTGCCGCATCTGTTTGCCGAGGCAATGGAGCAGGGCTGCAGCTTTTTCGAGGCTGTACTGCAAAGCCTGCGCCGGGTGGAAGGAACTTACGGCATCATTGTCATGCACGCCGACTATCCCGATCAGCTCATTGCGGCGCGCAAGGGAAGTCCGTTGGTCATCGGTCACGGCAACGGTGAATATTTCATTGCCTCCGATGCCGCACCCCTCGTCGGTTATACGACGGACGTCACCTTTCTGGAGGACGGCGAGGTGGCGCTTGTTCAGCGGGATGGGATTACCATCCGCACCATCGACAACCGATCCGTCGTGCCGCACGTTGAGTGCATCGACACGGATGTGTCGACCTTGGAAAAAGGCGGCTATCCCCACTTTATGCTCAAGGAAATCATGGAGCAGCCGAAAACGCTGCAGGATTCCATGCGCGGCAGGCTGCTTCTTGAAGAGGGAACTGCCAAATTGGGCGGCATTCAATACGAGGTTCAATCGCTGCTCAACGCCAATCGCGTCGTCATAACGGCCTGCGGCACCTCCTGGCATGCCGGACTGATTGCCGAGTATATGATCGAGGAATTCGTCGGCATACCGGTTGAAGTCGAGTACGCCTCCGAGTTCCGTTACCGTAACCCCATTCTCGGTCCCTCTTCGGTCGTCATCTGCATCAGCCAGTCCGGCGAGACGGCGGACACGCTGGCGGCGCTGCGCGAAGCCAAGAGAAAAGGCAGTAAAGTGCTGGGCGTCTGCAATGTCGTCGGGTCGACGATCGCCAGGGAAAGCGATGCAGGCATTTACCTGCACGCGGGTCCGGAAATCGGTGTCGCTTCGACCAAAGCCTTTACCTCGCAGGTGGTGGTCATGGCGCTGATGACCCTGCTTCTGGCGCGCATGCGCAACATGTCGCATGCCAAAGGACGCGAATTTGCCCAGGCGCTGTACGAACTGCCGCAAAAAGTCGAGCGCGTTTTGGCGCAAAATGAAAAGATATATGCCATTGCCAGAAAATACTACCGCGCCAAGAACTTTCTCTACTTGGGAAGAGGATACAATTTTCCTGTGGCGCTGGAAGGCGCGTTGAAAATGAAGGAAATTTCCTACATTCACGCGGAAGGCTATCCGGCAGCAGAAATGAAGCACGGCCCGATCGCCCTCATCGACAAAAAAATGCCGGTTGTAGTCATCGCCACGCGCGACTCAATCTATGACAAAGTAATCAGCAACATTATGGAAGTCAAAGCCCGCGGAGGACGCGTCCTTGCGATTGCCACGGAAGGCGACGAAGAAATCAAGCGGCATGTGGATCATGTCATTTACGTGCCGAAGACTTTTGAGCCTCTCAATCCTTTGGTGACCATTATCCCGCTGCAACTGCTGGCTTATCATGTGGCGGTGCTGCGCGGTTGCGATGTGGATCAGCCCCGTAATTTAGCGAAAAGCGTAACTGTTGAATAAAGATCGGAGAATCATTTTGAAGCGCATTTTGGGTCTTTTGACCGTCCTGTTCCTTCTCGGCGCAGTCGGGATCAAAGCTCAGCCTTCGTTCGGTGAAAGCAGTTTTCAATCCGCCCTCATTCTGTTCCGAAACGGCGATTATGAAAAAGCCGAGGCACAATTGCTGAGTATGATCGAAAAACTGCCCGAAAATCCCAAGCGGTCGAGCATGCTGCTGCTGTTGAGCAAGATTTACTTGGACCGGCAGGAACCGGATAAAGCTCTTCGATATGCCGATCTGCTCCTGCAGGACTATCCCTCAAGTCGCTATCTTCCGTTTGCGCATTTTTATAAAGCGCAGGCTTTGAATCAAAAAAATGATCGGGTAGGAGCATTGGTAGAAACTGCCTATGCCGTCGAATTTGCCGAGGCAGAGATGCGATACCGCTTCGAAGCGGCTGCAGCGGAGCTTGTTCGGTCAATCGGTGCGGCGAGGCAAATCGAAGAGATTTCACGACAGCCGGAATGGAACAAGGCACGTCCCATTCTCCTGATTCTTGCGGCGCAGGCGAATATGGAAGCCGGAGATGCCGAGCGGGCGCGCGCCTTAATCGATCAGCTCTTGGCTGAAAAAACAGAATCGCGCTATCGAACCGTCGCCTTGAAGCTCAAAGAAAAGCTCGCACAACCCATGCAAAAACCTTTCCGCGTCGGTTTGCTTATGCCCCTGAGCGGTTATTTCAGCGAAGAAGCGGAAGAGTTCCTTGCCGGTGCGGCTTTGGCTGTGAAGCTTCGTCGGAATATGTCTCCCCCTGTCGAGCTTTACTTGGGAGATACTGCCGGTTCGGTTGCGGATGCGCGCAGACTGACGCAGGAACTAGTCAGCGGGGGTATTGACGCGATCATTGGGGAGCTGGAAGCGGACAAGTCTTCGGCCATCGCCGAGTTGATAGCCAACACTGAAGTTCCGCTGCTCATGCCGACGGCGACCGAAACGATTTTGACGGCGGGCGGAAACAATCTTTTTCAACTCAACAGCCCCATCGATATCCGCGGCAGAGCTTTGGCGGCTTTTGCGGTTCGCTCATTGGGTGCGAAAACCTTTGCCATGCTGACACCGGAGGATGAAATCGGCAGGCGCTGGGCCGAGGCTTTTGCCGCAGAGGTGGCAAGATTGGGCGGTGTGATGGTCTGCCGCCAAACCTACCACCCGGATTCGACCAACTTTTCCTCGCAGCTGGAAGCAATCCGCGAGGCAGGGTTCCGCTATTCGGTACGCCAATCTCTGACTGTCGGCGGACGTTCGGCCGACCCGGCTGAGGTAGACCGTGTTTATGAACAAATGAACCAATCGGCCAAACGCAAATCGGAAAATCGCGCGGAACTTCCAAAACAAACCCGCATCCCCATGCAGGCTGTGGATGCGGTGTTCATTCCCATGAATGAAGCAGAGTTACCGTTTATTGCCTCGCAGTACGCACTCTATAATATCAAAGCGCAGCTATTAGCTGGTGATCAGGTCTACAATCTCGAAAAGTTACGCGAGCAGCAGTCCTATCTCAACAAAATGATTTTCGTTTCCGGCTATTATTTTTCCGAAGCGGATTTGCTCTACAAAGAATTCGTTGAAAATTGCCTTGCCGAGATCGGACACGAGCCCACGCCCATGACTGCATACGGCTATAATGCCTTGCAGCTTATTCTCGATGGCCTTGATGAGGGCAATCGTTCGGGCGCGGCGATGAAGGCTTTTCTTGCCGGAGTCAAGGACTTTGAGGGTGTCGGCACGTTCATACGCCTGAACAATCCGCAGCGCGTCAATCAATTTGTCAACATCCTCCAGTTCGTCGACGGCAACGTGTTCCGCTTGAACACATTGGATTAAATTTGCGTTCGCACTTGAAACGGCAAAACGAATTTTAGCACCGCCGGAAATGAAACGGATGAGCGATCAAAAAGGAAAACACAGATGAATTTTTTAAAAGCGGCCGTTCTCGGTATTGTTCAAGGCTTGACGGAATTTCTGCCGGTCAGCAGTTCGGGACATTTGGTCTTGGCCGAGCATTTTCTCCATTTCGAGGGCATCGGGCTGGAGTTTGAGGTTTTTTTGCATTTTGGAACGCTTCTCGCCATCTTGACTGTGTTCTATCAAGATATCCTGCGTCTGTTTGCGGCCTTTTTTGCTTTGTTCGGTCGGCAGACGCGGCAGAACGGTTTGGCGGTTTTTTATCGCCAGAACCAAGATGTGCGCACTCTGCTTTACTTGATCATCGCCTCGATTCCGGCCGGCGTCATCGGCGTTTTATACGAAGATCAGATCGAACAAGTATTCGGCAGCCCACGCCTGACCTCCATCATGCTGCTGATCACGGCCGGATTTTTAGCTGCGACGTTCTTTGTAAAGGTGGGACAAAACCGCCTGGCATTGCTCAATACATTCATAATCGGTTTGGCTCAGGCGGCGGCCATTTTACCCGGCATCTCCCGTTCGGGCGCAACCATCAGCGCCGGCCTCTTGCAAAAGGTCGACAGCGATCAGGCCGCGCGGTTTTCATTCCTGTTGGCCGTTCCGGCTATTTTAGGGGCGACGCTTTTGAAAACCGTCGACGTTATTCAAGCAGGTTTGGATGGCGACACGCTTCTTGTTCTGACTGTCGGGATGGTCTGCGCCTATATTTCAGGACTGGCCGCCATCCGTTCTTTGTTGGCCATTGTTCGCCGCGGCAAACTCTATTACTTTGCCCCCTATTGTCTGTTGCTCGGCCTTTTAGGACTGCTGCTCATCTGATCGGAGGGAATCGGTTTGCCCAAGCCGAAAAACACCGAAACCGATTTTTATCAAAAATTGGAAAAAAAGGATTTTTCGCCGGTTTACTTTTTTTTCGGTGCGGAAGAATTCTTGATTCAGCAGTATACGGACGATCTCCTTCGTGCAGCGCTGACGGATCAGGATCGCGATTTCAATTTAGACATTTTTTATGCGAACGAATGCGATGCAGCGAC from candidate division KSB1 bacterium encodes:
- a CDS encoding undecaprenyl-diphosphate phosphatase, with protein sequence MNFLKAAVLGIVQGLTEFLPVSSSGHLVLAEHFLHFEGIGLEFEVFLHFGTLLAILTVFYQDILRLFAAFFALFGRQTRQNGLAVFYRQNQDVRTLLYLIIASIPAGVIGVLYEDQIEQVFGSPRLTSIMLLITAGFLAATFFVKVGQNRLALLNTFIIGLAQAAAILPGISRSGATISAGLLQKVDSDQAARFSFLLAVPAILGATLLKTVDVIQAGLDGDTLLVLTVGMVCAYISGLAAIRSLLAIVRRGKLYYFAPYCLLLGLLGLLLI
- the guaA gene encoding glutamine-hydrolyzing GMP synthase; this encodes MVSEHSEILLVLDFGSQYTQLIARRIRELGVYSEIKPYFTSAEEIKKINPRGIVLSGGPASVYAADAPLPEPELFSLGIPILGICYGLQVTAHLLGGEVSRASRREYGRAVIEVLEDDELFHGLPPRLDVWMSHGDHLTRMPNGFCAIAKTANSPIAAMKHERLPIFGLQFHPEVVHTPNGKEILANFVFRICGCRGGWNAGAFIESTVESIRAQVGEGRVICALSGGVDSTVAAYLVAKAVGRRLVCIFVDTGLLRYKEAEEVAAFFRNADFEFRLVNAADRFLRRLKTITDPEVKRKIIGEEFIRVFEEEASKVGRVDYLVQGTLYPDVIESTSVRGPSVKIKSHHNVGGLPEVMGLSLIEPLRELFKDEVRRVGAELGVPKEILGRHPFPGPGLAVRILGEVTPERIAVLQQADHIFIQELRRSGYYDQVWQAFAVLLPVQSVGVMGDERTYENVAALRAVTSTDGMTADWAPLPHELLALVSNRIINEVKGVNRVVYDISSKPPSTIEWE
- a CDS encoding penicillin-binding protein activator; translation: MKRILGLLTVLFLLGAVGIKAQPSFGESSFQSALILFRNGDYEKAEAQLLSMIEKLPENPKRSSMLLLLSKIYLDRQEPDKALRYADLLLQDYPSSRYLPFAHFYKAQALNQKNDRVGALVETAYAVEFAEAEMRYRFEAAAAELVRSIGAARQIEEISRQPEWNKARPILLILAAQANMEAGDAERARALIDQLLAEKTESRYRTVALKLKEKLAQPMQKPFRVGLLMPLSGYFSEEAEEFLAGAALAVKLRRNMSPPVELYLGDTAGSVADARRLTQELVSGGIDAIIGELEADKSSAIAELIANTEVPLLMPTATETILTAGGNNLFQLNSPIDIRGRALAAFAVRSLGAKTFAMLTPEDEIGRRWAEAFAAEVARLGGVMVCRQTYHPDSTNFSSQLEAIREAGFRYSVRQSLTVGGRSADPAEVDRVYEQMNQSAKRKSENRAELPKQTRIPMQAVDAVFIPMNEAELPFIASQYALYNIKAQLLAGDQVYNLEKLREQQSYLNKMIFVSGYYFSEADLLYKEFVENCLAEIGHEPTPMTAYGYNALQLILDGLDEGNRSGAAMKAFLAGVKDFEGVGTFIRLNNPQRVNQFVNILQFVDGNVFRLNTLD
- the glmS gene encoding glutamine--fructose-6-phosphate transaminase (isomerizing) produces the protein MCGIVGYIGTKNALPILLNGLKRLEYRGYDSSGIALQGNGNLFIEKQVGKISALENLLNGRSFESTLGIGHTRWATHGAPSQINAHPHLDCSGKIAVVHNGIIENYAQLRRELINRGCRFASETDTETLPHLFAEAMEQGCSFFEAVLQSLRRVEGTYGIIVMHADYPDQLIAARKGSPLVIGHGNGEYFIASDAAPLVGYTTDVTFLEDGEVALVQRDGITIRTIDNRSVVPHVECIDTDVSTLEKGGYPHFMLKEIMEQPKTLQDSMRGRLLLEEGTAKLGGIQYEVQSLLNANRVVITACGTSWHAGLIAEYMIEEFVGIPVEVEYASEFRYRNPILGPSSVVICISQSGETADTLAALREAKRKGSKVLGVCNVVGSTIARESDAGIYLHAGPEIGVASTKAFTSQVVVMALMTLLLARMRNMSHAKGREFAQALYELPQKVERVLAQNEKIYAIARKYYRAKNFLYLGRGYNFPVALEGALKMKEISYIHAEGYPAAEMKHGPIALIDKKMPVVVIATRDSIYDKVISNIMEVKARGGRVLAIATEGDEEIKRHVDHVIYVPKTFEPLNPLVTIIPLQLLAYHVAVLRGCDVDQPRNLAKSVTVE